In Bacillus sp. NP247, one DNA window encodes the following:
- a CDS encoding GNAT family N-acetyltransferase, with protein MYQIYVCNTLEAIRSKKSEWIKFENEAKHRNITSSFVWIENFINVFYKREDNQFGYDKKIMVIFLYKNSKLVAIAPFMKVTRKKYGVKLSLIEFIGQQWAGTFIDIIGRDIKEQDLEQIFNYLYENEKFDLLQLSYIPQSTKNFNLNSENISVLSGCPYLSINKYDNFEEYRDKVYSKKLKQNIRTAFNKMGKQQLEYNSVIKKLSEEDFNDIIRISKTKLEDEKGCIYLDKDKRDFVKTISNCLNSEVVFCSINEKNVAYRLNFFFNNIKFCFDASYDREFRGLELGTISVEQSIRDSFNKGIKLHSEGTGTDFYKLKFMKDIEEIYTYTQKGNTLFSFIYYKRHLIRQKSKMN; from the coding sequence ATGTATCAGATCTATGTTTGTAATACGCTAGAAGCTATACGTAGTAAAAAAAGTGAGTGGATTAAATTTGAAAATGAAGCAAAGCATAGAAATATAACGTCTTCTTTTGTTTGGATTGAAAATTTTATCAATGTTTTTTACAAGAGAGAGGATAATCAATTTGGTTATGATAAGAAAATAATGGTTATTTTCTTATATAAAAATTCAAAATTAGTAGCAATAGCACCATTTATGAAAGTAACACGTAAAAAGTATGGTGTTAAATTAAGTTTGATAGAATTTATAGGACAACAGTGGGCTGGAACTTTTATTGATATTATAGGTAGAGATATAAAAGAACAAGATTTAGAGCAAATTTTTAATTATTTATATGAAAATGAAAAATTTGATTTGCTACAATTGAGCTATATACCACAATCTACAAAGAATTTTAATTTAAATAGTGAGAATATATCTGTTTTATCAGGTTGCCCGTATTTATCTATTAACAAATATGATAATTTTGAAGAATATCGAGATAAAGTTTATTCGAAGAAATTAAAGCAAAATATTAGAACAGCTTTTAATAAGATGGGCAAGCAACAGTTAGAGTATAATTCTGTTATAAAAAAGCTAAGCGAGGAAGATTTTAATGATATTATTAGAATCTCAAAGACAAAGTTAGAAGATGAAAAGGGTTGTATTTATCTGGATAAGGATAAACGAGATTTTGTAAAAACTATTAGTAACTGTCTGAATAGCGAAGTTGTATTTTGTAGTATAAATGAGAAAAATGTAGCTTATAGATTAAACTTTTTCTTTAATAATATAAAATTCTGCTTTGACGCATCTTATGATCGAGAATTTAGAGGATTAGAATTGGGTACTATTTCAGTAGAACAAAGTATTAGGGACAGTTTTAATAAAGGAATTAAATTACATTCTGAAGGTACTGGTACTGATTTTTATAAGTTGAAATTTATGAAAGATATTGAAGAAATATATACTTATACCCAAAAAGGAAATACGTTGTTTAGTTTTATTTATTATAAAAGACATTTAATAAGACAAAAAAGTAAAATGAATTAA
- a CDS encoding glycosyltransferase translates to MKVLFIATQLPPFIGSGNVRALNYINYLSRLGNKIDVIAIQYPKDSIAYDQNLENVFDEDVRVHRIPPGLLYNFSYTKKSSSTVSELNNNNKFKLKKKIGAFVKRNILIPDPFVQWINPAYKKALSLIEDNGMYDCIFSMHETPSSHVVAYKIKKRFPNIRWVGYWSDPWNGDSLRKGRSVFKTFIEEKIEKNIISRVDKLLFTTNGTREMYVNKYKIYPENTEIVYRGYDENLYIDIEKEEKPLELKGDKINIVHTGTIYKELRDINPLCNALEKLKNENYDMFKKIHVIFIGQFTDAQDEIKLRKIENVTVKSLMPYKEALKYVVYADVLLLYGNKNSTQVPGKVYEYLGSKAAVLTILGDKMDELKDTMDVVKKGPIILNEENYIYDAMKQIYNAMVLGQEKWHQPAIDYKWINVARDLERKILNQ, encoded by the coding sequence ATGAAAGTTTTATTTATTGCAACACAACTCCCTCCTTTTATTGGTTCAGGGAATGTACGAGCATTGAATTATATAAATTATTTGAGTCGTTTAGGAAATAAAATAGATGTAATTGCAATTCAATATCCCAAAGATTCTATAGCATATGATCAGAATTTAGAAAACGTATTTGATGAAGATGTAAGAGTTCATAGAATACCACCAGGGTTATTATACAATTTCTCTTATACTAAAAAATCAAGTAGTACTGTGAGTGAACTAAATAACAATAATAAATTCAAATTAAAAAAGAAAATAGGTGCGTTTGTAAAACGAAATATTCTAATTCCAGATCCGTTCGTACAGTGGATAAATCCAGCTTATAAAAAAGCATTATCTTTAATAGAGGATAATGGAATGTATGATTGTATTTTTTCTATGCATGAAACACCTTCTAGTCATGTTGTTGCATATAAAATTAAGAAGCGGTTCCCAAATATAAGATGGGTGGGATATTGGAGTGATCCGTGGAATGGTGATAGTTTAAGAAAAGGAAGGTCGGTTTTTAAAACATTTATTGAAGAGAAAATTGAAAAGAATATTATTAGTAGAGTGGATAAATTATTATTTACAACTAATGGTACACGTGAGATGTATGTTAATAAATACAAAATATATCCTGAAAATACAGAAATTGTATATCGTGGATATGATGAAAATTTGTACATTGATATAGAAAAAGAAGAGAAACCGTTAGAATTAAAAGGTGATAAAATTAATATTGTACACACGGGAACAATTTATAAAGAGTTACGTGATATAAATCCCTTATGTAATGCATTGGAAAAATTAAAAAATGAAAACTATGATATGTTTAAGAAAATACATGTTATTTTCATAGGACAATTTACAGATGCTCAAGATGAGATTAAATTAAGAAAAATAGAAAATGTCACCGTAAAATCACTTATGCCTTACAAAGAAGCGTTAAAGTATGTTGTGTATGCGGATGTTTTGTTGTTATATGGAAATAAGAATAGTACACAAGTACCTGGGAAAGTATACGAATATCTAGGTAGTAAAGCAGCTGTGTTAACTATTTTAGGAGATAAGATGGACGAGTTAAAGGATACGATGGATGTAGTTAAAAAAGGTCCTATTATTTTAAATGAAGAAAATTATATATATGATGCCATGAAACAAATTTATAATGCAATGGTTTTAGGTCAAGAGAAGTGGCACCAACCAGCAATAGATTATAAATGGATTAACGTTGCTAGAGATTTGGAAAGGAAAATTCTAAATCAATAA
- a CDS encoding O-antigen ligase codes for MYGVILKLLYFFTFGLIAYKQIGDNEQSVLSISTIICCIYIVVFFMNLVVKKKKVSFTFLENALIYLVILYVVYTLINALYINQSALIQLLIDNIPYITLVLLMIDFKRYEQLPGEIFRFMTIILSSCLALALIMFIMGYSKLEISLSSLNFIPSLDYYYMFGENRLSWFMTHKVRFAFFCLIAIMFIFYNKNSNRTLRLVFIIIGLVDMYLSNSMTTLAVTMILFIFLIDFKNVNRYIKFILLIIGTVFLIILVKEFLDVLLEKRDLLTFGGRRYIWEAAIEFIANHPFGVVTISKEYVLTTHYYGSEVFSNAHNLFLNEFMKHGIIGGVLFICIFLTIVLRILKCNKKMIGFIVALLISCMMDVIFNREMLPIFLFALPVIFYAEQFQSNNSIKK; via the coding sequence ATGTACGGAGTGATTTTAAAATTATTGTATTTTTTTACTTTTGGATTAATAGCTTATAAACAAATTGGTGATAATGAACAATCAGTGTTATCCATTTCAACCATTATTTGTTGTATATACATTGTAGTGTTTTTCATGAATTTAGTTGTTAAAAAGAAAAAAGTTTCTTTTACTTTTTTAGAGAATGCTTTGATTTATTTAGTGATTTTATATGTTGTTTATACTCTGATTAATGCTTTATACATTAATCAATCAGCCTTAATACAATTGTTAATTGATAATATTCCTTATATTACACTTGTATTGTTAATGATAGATTTTAAAAGGTATGAGCAACTGCCGGGAGAAATTTTTCGATTTATGACAATTATACTTAGTAGCTGTTTAGCACTAGCTTTAATTATGTTTATAATGGGGTATAGTAAACTGGAAATTTCTTTATCATCTTTAAATTTTATACCTTCTTTAGATTATTACTATATGTTTGGAGAAAACAGACTATCTTGGTTCATGACTCATAAGGTTAGGTTCGCCTTCTTTTGCTTAATAGCAATTATGTTTATTTTTTATAATAAAAATTCAAATAGAACTTTAAGATTGGTTTTTATTATAATTGGTTTGGTAGATATGTATCTTTCTAATTCTATGACAACCCTTGCTGTAACAATGATACTATTCATATTTTTAATCGATTTTAAAAATGTGAATCGTTATATTAAATTTATATTATTAATAATAGGTACAGTATTTTTAATAATATTAGTAAAAGAATTTCTTGATGTTTTATTGGAAAAGAGGGATCTTTTAACATTTGGAGGAAGACGCTATATATGGGAAGCTGCTATAGAATTTATTGCTAACCATCCTTTTGGGGTAGTAACCATTTCTAAAGAATATGTTTTAACGACTCACTATTATGGAAGTGAGGTTTTTAGTAATGCTCATAATTTGTTTTTAAATGAATTTATGAAGCACGGTATTATAGGAGGAGTGCTATTTATATGTATATTTTTAACAATAGTTCTGCGGATTTTAAAATGTAATAAAAAAATGATAGGATTTATTGTCGCTTTATTAATCAGTTGCATGATGGATGTAATTTTTAATAGGGAGATGTTACCTATATTTTTATTTGCATTACCTGTAATATTTTATGCTGAACAATTTCAATCCAATAATTCAATAAAGAAATAA
- a CDS encoding glycosyltransferase family 4 protein: MKKINIIGPYPPPMGGISVHIKRMKAYLESKDIQCIVYDEFKQEDLNRNIYAIKKYKMFLFKIPFLKGNIIHFHSLDKRLRMLLGLYKILGKNIILTVHGQSLVDQINSSGTIVRHLLINSLKKIDKIICVNEINTKELIDLGFDKEKIITLSAYINPIELKEDYEKIPSNIQEFIGSKDFIICANGCVRFYNGQDLYGIDLLIDLVKELALNGRHVKLLFAVLDVQGQNQDEKNYYEELKRRINEYGLDNQILLFEVKDTEFYPIVKRSKLFIRPTNVDGFGVSIAEAIYYGIPAIASNVCKRPDGTIIFKSRDHQDLYKTASDVMENYEKYRKSIENISVDNNGENLLRIYKQINIT; the protein is encoded by the coding sequence TTGAAAAAAATTAATATTATAGGTCCATATCCTCCACCTATGGGGGGTATTTCTGTTCATATTAAAAGAATGAAAGCATATTTGGAAAGTAAGGATATACAGTGTATCGTTTATGATGAGTTCAAACAAGAAGATTTGAATAGGAATATATATGCTATCAAGAAATATAAAATGTTCCTTTTTAAAATTCCCTTTCTAAAAGGAAATATTATTCACTTTCATTCTTTGGATAAACGTTTAAGAATGTTACTAGGATTATATAAGATTTTGGGTAAAAATATTATTCTTACTGTACATGGTCAAAGCTTAGTTGACCAAATTAATAGCTCTGGAACTATAGTGAGGCATTTATTAATTAATAGCCTGAAAAAAATTGATAAGATAATATGTGTAAACGAAATAAATACAAAGGAATTAATTGATTTAGGATTTGATAAAGAAAAAATAATTACTCTTTCTGCGTATATCAATCCTATAGAATTAAAAGAAGACTATGAGAAAATACCATCAAATATTCAGGAGTTTATTGGAAGTAAAGACTTTATAATTTGCGCTAATGGATGCGTTAGGTTTTATAATGGACAAGATTTATATGGTATTGATTTATTGATAGATTTGGTTAAAGAGCTAGCTTTAAATGGAAGGCATGTTAAATTACTATTTGCTGTGCTAGACGTTCAAGGGCAAAATCAAGATGAGAAAAATTATTATGAAGAATTGAAGAGAAGAATTAACGAATATGGTCTAGATAATCAAATTCTGTTATTTGAAGTGAAAGATACAGAGTTTTATCCAATAGTTAAAAGGAGTAAGCTGTTTATAAGGCCAACCAATGTGGATGGGTTTGGAGTTTCCATTGCTGAAGCAATCTATTACGGAATTCCTGCAATTGCAAGTAATGTTTGCAAGAGACCAGATGGAACAATAATTTTTAAATCAAGAGACCATCAAGATTTATATAAAACGGCAAGTGATGTTATGGAAAATTATGAGAAATATAGAAAAAGTATTGAAAATATAAGTGTGGATAATAATGGTGAGAATTTATTAAGAATATATAAGCAAATAAATATAACTTAA
- a CDS encoding alginate lyase family protein, which produces MSSFLQKIYKLKGKPVHIIARKVAQKSYDAIYYKGRKIIVSRNLIDLEEEVFKDFQPLCNFLFKTKEKLDYVNKLKKLDVEAETIRDADKIYNHVFNLLGSGDVQLGKKIPWNKDFKTGFVWENQFYKDIKIVDLSNNADVKIPWELSRFQHIPTIGKAYWITKDEKYAREFKEQLLDWIEKNPIEMSVNWACTMDVAIRAVNWIIGYYFFKDSIEINEEFWMKFHKNLYLHGKFIYKNLENKGDYTGNHYLSDIIGLIWIGIYFGDFKVSGIWNENNPKRWLEYGFKELEKEMYVQVNEDGTNYEASTSYHRLVTELFLMTTILCTKNNINFSTGYLKRLEKMCEFIMHLTQPNGRSPLIGDADDGRLIIFSKYGSWIKNDFRHLLAISGEYFNREDFRYYGSSYKEEALWLIGEWNNNEVMPILSSNSFENGGYYILRNERAYCCIRCGENSFRGEGVHSHNDQLSFTLNIDGEDIFIDPGAFIYTGDYKMRNLFRSTAMHNTLEIPNYEQNDFDVKNLFYMKEQTFSECIETHTNKFVGQHQGYLKKCGVIHKRSFLLERNNMYIKDELLGKRNQLSYKINLILDPVSSLRYTANEIYISKNNLNININFNEDVAIKIEDIYVSSSYGIKRKSKKIIVEHCGNFLETSITFAN; this is translated from the coding sequence ATGTCAAGCTTCTTACAGAAGATATACAAATTAAAGGGAAAACCAGTTCATATAATTGCTCGCAAGGTAGCTCAAAAATCATATGATGCAATATATTATAAGGGACGTAAAATAATTGTTTCGAGGAATTTAATTGATTTAGAGGAAGAAGTCTTTAAAGACTTTCAACCACTATGTAACTTTTTATTTAAAACGAAAGAGAAATTAGATTATGTAAATAAATTAAAAAAATTAGATGTGGAAGCAGAAACTATTAGGGATGCAGATAAAATATATAATCATGTTTTTAATTTATTAGGTTCTGGAGATGTCCAATTAGGTAAAAAAATACCATGGAACAAGGATTTTAAAACAGGATTTGTTTGGGAAAATCAATTTTATAAAGATATAAAAATAGTTGATTTAAGTAATAATGCTGATGTGAAAATTCCGTGGGAATTATCTAGATTCCAACATATTCCTACCATAGGCAAGGCATACTGGATAACTAAAGATGAGAAATATGCAAGAGAATTTAAAGAACAATTATTAGATTGGATAGAGAAGAATCCTATTGAAATGTCTGTAAACTGGGCATGTACGATGGATGTAGCAATACGGGCGGTAAATTGGATTATAGGTTATTATTTCTTTAAGGACTCTATAGAAATAAACGAAGAGTTTTGGATGAAATTCCATAAAAATCTTTATCTCCATGGAAAGTTTATTTATAAAAATTTGGAGAATAAAGGTGATTATACTGGGAATCATTATTTGTCTGATATTATAGGATTAATTTGGATAGGCATATACTTTGGGGATTTTAAAGTTTCAGGTATATGGAATGAAAATAATCCTAAACGTTGGCTAGAGTATGGTTTTAAAGAGTTGGAGAAAGAAATGTATGTTCAAGTAAATGAAGATGGAACAAATTATGAAGCCTCCACATCGTATCATAGACTAGTCACAGAACTATTTTTAATGACAACTATTTTATGTACCAAAAATAATATTAATTTTTCTACCGGATATTTAAAACGTTTAGAAAAGATGTGTGAATTCATTATGCATCTTACACAACCTAATGGTAGAAGTCCGCTAATTGGCGATGCGGATGATGGAAGGTTAATTATTTTTTCTAAGTATGGCTCATGGATTAAAAATGATTTTAGACATTTATTAGCTATTAGCGGAGAATATTTTAATCGGGAAGACTTTAGATACTATGGATCTTCTTATAAAGAGGAGGCCTTGTGGTTAATTGGGGAATGGAATAATAATGAGGTTATGCCAATATTAAGTTCCAATTCTTTTGAAAATGGAGGGTATTATATTCTTCGAAATGAAAGAGCATATTGCTGTATTCGTTGCGGGGAAAATTCCTTTAGGGGTGAAGGAGTACACAGTCATAATGATCAATTAAGTTTTACTCTAAATATAGACGGGGAAGATATTTTTATTGATCCAGGTGCTTTTATTTATACTGGGGATTATAAAATGCGTAACCTATTTAGAAGTACAGCTATGCATAATACATTGGAAATCCCTAATTATGAACAGAATGATTTTGACGTTAAAAATTTATTTTATATGAAAGAGCAAACATTTTCAGAGTGTATAGAAACTCATACTAATAAATTTGTTGGTCAACATCAAGGGTATTTAAAGAAGTGTGGTGTCATACATAAAAGAAGCTTTTTATTAGAGAGAAATAATATGTATATTAAAGATGAATTACTTGGGAAGAGGAACCAGCTTTCTTATAAAATAAATTTAATATTGGATCCTGTATCCTCATTAAGATATACAGCAAATGAAATATATATTAGTAAAAATAATCTCAATATAAATATTAATTTTAATGAGGATGTAGCTATAAAAATAGAAGATATATATGTTTCCAGTAGCTATGGTATAAAGAGAAAAAGTAAAAAAATTATTGTGGAACACTGTGGAAATTTTTTAGAAACGTCTATAACGTTTGCTAATTAA
- a CDS encoding phenylacetate--CoA ligase family protein gives MKRILKKLPKEVLQPIKYFRDLIPDYYRYGKVFRSIYEELEICEKMKEEKQREYQLEQLQKLLKYAYENVEYYKNVFDERGLKPEEIKTHQDLKKLPYLTKDIIKENFNDLISKKISQKDLLYLTTGGSSGTPLGFYENKQIAGPGEWAFVTHLWKRVGYDVRKRNRFVILRGNSVKRDIAEYDGGNLILSSYDLTEENIERYIRLIEKFNPDFIQAYPSSIDILSKFLLEKGKRVKVNNLKAILCSSEKLYDFQRTNIEAAFKVRVFSFYGHTEHCCIAGECEKSDYYHIQSEYGVVELINEQGKYATEENERGEIIATNLNNYVMPFIRYKTGDIAINTKTNCSCGRSYKLIKGLEGRELEQIITYSGAKVSLTALIFAQHFYAFSKIKSMQLEQFEKGKVIVKIVEQQRLNEEDKLEIINKMRKATSDTLDVEIEITDNIERTKRGKHKFLIQHLDLQK, from the coding sequence TTGAAACGTATATTAAAAAAATTACCAAAAGAGGTACTTCAACCTATTAAGTATTTTCGGGATTTAATTCCTGACTATTATAGATATGGAAAAGTATTTAGAAGTATTTATGAAGAATTGGAAATTTGTGAGAAAATGAAAGAAGAAAAACAACGAGAGTACCAACTTGAACAATTACAAAAACTATTAAAATACGCATATGAAAATGTTGAATATTATAAGAATGTATTTGATGAAAGAGGATTAAAACCAGAAGAAATTAAGACTCATCAAGATTTAAAAAAATTACCCTATTTAACAAAGGATATTATAAAGGAAAACTTTAATGATTTAATTTCTAAAAAAATTAGTCAAAAAGATCTTTTATATTTAACTACAGGAGGTTCCTCAGGAACACCATTAGGCTTTTATGAAAATAAGCAGATTGCAGGTCCAGGAGAATGGGCGTTCGTTACTCATCTATGGAAACGGGTGGGGTATGATGTAAGAAAAAGAAATCGTTTTGTTATATTAAGGGGCAATAGTGTAAAAAGGGATATTGCTGAATATGATGGTGGAAATCTTATCTTATCATCATATGATTTAACTGAGGAAAATATAGAGCGTTACATTAGATTAATAGAAAAGTTTAATCCTGATTTTATTCAGGCATATCCTTCTTCAATTGATATTTTATCGAAATTTCTGTTAGAAAAGGGTAAAAGAGTAAAAGTTAATAATTTAAAAGCTATATTATGTTCTTCTGAGAAATTATATGATTTTCAGAGAACAAATATAGAAGCAGCTTTTAAAGTAAGAGTATTTAGCTTTTATGGACATACGGAGCATTGTTGTATAGCCGGAGAGTGTGAAAAAAGTGATTATTATCATATTCAAAGTGAATATGGTGTAGTTGAATTAATTAATGAACAAGGTAAATACGCTACGGAAGAAAATGAAAGAGGCGAAATTATAGCTACTAACTTAAATAACTATGTGATGCCCTTTATACGATATAAAACAGGAGATATTGCAATTAATACCAAGACTAATTGTAGTTGTGGAAGAAGTTATAAATTAATAAAGGGTCTTGAGGGAAGGGAACTGGAACAAATCATCACTTATAGCGGTGCGAAGGTATCCTTAACGGCCCTTATTTTTGCACAGCATTTTTATGCTTTTAGCAAGATAAAATCTATGCAGCTGGAGCAATTTGAAAAAGGAAAAGTTATTGTGAAGATAGTTGAGCAGCAAAGATTAAATGAAGAGGATAAGTTAGAAATAATAAATAAAATGCGTAAAGCAACCAGTGACACATTGGATGTGGAGATAGAGATTACTGATAATATCGAAAGAACTAAAAGAGGTAAGCATAAGTTTCTTATACAGCATCTTGATTTACAAAAATAG
- a CDS encoding DapH/DapD/GlmU-related protein, which yields MIVFLNFVISKLKKTEYKLDSSIRTTNFIGILFSRLISIWRGIYKRIGLKKCGKIFFVGKRVRIKNRNAIEFGNGITLEEGVFLDGLSKEGLHIGDNVKIGSYTIIACSGSLKKLGKGARIGKNSGIGDFSFFGAAGGIEIGSNVIMGQNVRFHSENHNFDRTDIPIKEQGVTNKGIIVGDDCWIGSGAVFLDGVEVGSGCVIGANTLVNKNIPPYSVAVGNPVRIVKSRLEMKEKTK from the coding sequence ATGATTGTATTTTTAAATTTTGTCATTAGTAAATTAAAGAAAACGGAATATAAACTAGATAGTAGCATTAGAACTACTAATTTTATAGGTATACTATTTTCTAGATTAATTAGTATATGGCGAGGTATCTATAAGCGAATAGGTCTAAAAAAGTGTGGCAAGATTTTTTTTGTGGGAAAAAGAGTTAGGATAAAGAATAGAAATGCAATTGAATTTGGGAATGGTATTACATTAGAAGAAGGTGTGTTTCTAGATGGTTTATCTAAAGAAGGACTTCACATTGGAGATAATGTTAAAATTGGTTCGTATACTATAATTGCTTGTTCAGGGAGCCTAAAGAAATTAGGCAAAGGTGCGAGAATAGGCAAGAATAGTGGCATTGGTGATTTTAGCTTTTTTGGAGCGGCCGGAGGTATTGAAATAGGTAGTAATGTAATTATGGGACAGAATGTCAGATTTCATTCGGAGAATCATAATTTTGATAGAACGGATATTCCAATCAAAGAACAAGGTGTTACTAATAAAGGAATAATTGTAGGCGATGATTGCTGGATAGGATCGGGAGCAGTTTTTTTAGATGGCGTGGAAGTTGGGAGCGGCTGTGTTATAGGCGCTAATACCCTAGTTAATAAAAATATTCCCCCATATAGTGTTGCCGTAGGAAATCCAGTGAGAATAGTAAAAAGTCGTCTTGAAATGAAGGAGAAAACAAAGTGA
- a CDS encoding lipopolysaccharide biosynthesis protein — protein MNMDNKKVASNGLIYVVFAILTQVINMLLIPLYTKNLAQAEYGKYELLNTIQQLLSLAITLEVYSGMKRFFNDVKNKYHLKNTALNFSLLWGGIFFIIVYFVSPFISKYVFNGDPQVALYLRMMVISSVLTCLISIYSSFYAMEFKAFKSAIIQLVILVLTLLFASYFVGVIREGIIGILKAVLLSNLIVFIVLFILNLKHYRPKIQKHYLKKMLHYGGGMLLGQVSAWILNLVDRFFIKGMVGYSAVAMYSIAYKIGMLINPVFITPFAQIFTSFKFKVYKETNGKEKIQKMFHWYNIIGCFCIFGLAIFGKIAISILATDEYLSAYKIIPLITISYFVWGVGQFYSLGLHIANKMLLNSVIVVITAIINIVLNILLVPKLGINGAALATIIAYLIANILYYYFSEKYYSLGLGLWYPYRYFIIFLLLYGVYITLISPIGNLYAEFCLDILLCLVYVVLLILFRFITVKEIKRLFASIANRRKK, from the coding sequence ATGAATATGGACAATAAAAAGGTAGCATCCAATGGATTAATCTATGTGGTTTTTGCAATTTTAACCCAAGTAATAAATATGCTACTTATTCCTTTATATACCAAAAACTTAGCCCAAGCAGAATATGGGAAATATGAATTGTTAAATACAATCCAACAACTATTGTCATTAGCAATTACACTTGAAGTATACTCTGGGATGAAAAGATTTTTTAATGATGTTAAAAATAAGTATCACTTAAAAAATACGGCTTTAAATTTTTCGCTTCTATGGGGAGGCATTTTTTTTATAATTGTATACTTTGTAAGCCCATTTATTTCAAAATATGTCTTTAATGGAGATCCTCAGGTAGCTTTATATCTAAGGATGATGGTGATTAGTTCCGTTTTAACATGCTTAATTTCTATATACTCTAGTTTTTATGCAATGGAATTTAAAGCTTTTAAATCAGCAATTATACAGTTAGTTATTCTAGTATTAACTTTGTTATTTGCTTCTTATTTTGTTGGAGTAATAAGAGAAGGGATTATTGGTATATTAAAAGCTGTTTTACTTTCGAATTTAATAGTGTTTATTGTTTTGTTTATTTTAAATTTAAAACATTACAGGCCTAAAATCCAGAAGCATTATTTAAAAAAAATGCTTCATTATGGAGGAGGGATGCTACTCGGACAAGTATCAGCATGGATATTAAATTTAGTTGACCGTTTTTTTATAAAAGGTATGGTTGGCTATTCAGCAGTGGCGATGTATTCAATAGCTTATAAAATAGGAATGTTAATAAATCCTGTTTTTATTACACCATTTGCACAAATTTTTACATCTTTTAAGTTCAAAGTTTATAAGGAAACTAACGGTAAAGAAAAAATACAAAAAATGTTTCATTGGTATAATATTATAGGGTGTTTTTGTATCTTCGGATTAGCCATTTTCGGTAAGATAGCTATAAGTATTTTAGCTACTGATGAATATCTAAGTGCCTATAAGATTATCCCACTAATCACGATTTCATATTTTGTGTGGGGAGTGGGGCAGTTTTATTCTTTAGGGTTACATATTGCTAATAAAATGCTATTAAATTCAGTTATCGTTGTAATTACCGCCATTATAAATATAGTATTAAATATTTTGCTCGTCCCTAAATTAGGTATTAATGGTGCTGCACTTGCAACAATTATTGCCTATTTAATAGCAAACATTCTTTATTATTATTTTAGTGAAAAATATTATAGTTTAGGTCTAGGGCTATGGTACCCATATAGATATTTTATTATATTTCTTTTGCTATATGGAGTTTATATAACTTTAATATCTCCTATAGGAAATTTATATGCCGAATTTTGTTTAGACATACTATTATGTTTAGTATATGTAGTGTTATTAATTTTATTTAGATTCATTACTGTAAAAGAAATAAAAAGATTATTTGCCTCAATTGCCAATAGAAGGAAAAAGTGA